The following are from one region of the Erpetoichthys calabaricus chromosome 1 unlocalized genomic scaffold, fErpCal1.3 SUPER_1_unloc_13, whole genome shotgun sequence genome:
- the LOC127525822 gene encoding gastrula zinc finger protein XlCGF57.1-like isoform X1, whose translation MPKMYSAGQKSLQKEHQCEDDVSEKRNKRKGRTNIQRPRKIINRMKVRDCNPQYMGPDEDLNRLGSSLGRRCYLKDSNAHKPSESSKTNTVRPEKKLCPNQTGEDFQENDNLSSLQGRPQIKQPDKNRKKLASATKTLVTASQHPRFQPIVKLTRIDAIKSQRVFNINPIRQQCVETFKYKLNSKDNGGIHGSKKPYHCPEGGKQFSDSHMPKKRREDNTGKESYHRSKCVKNFSKHSHTTTPIVEKPYLSKRGKRFSQVSHLQTDMIGHGRQGLCCCPVCGKHFFDKSRLRIHKRIHTGEKPYCYSECGKRFSQSSHLQTHMRVHKGEQPFSCSECGKRFSQAGHLQTHMRVHKGEQPFSCSECGKRFSQAGHLRTHMRVHTGEQPFSCSECGKQFSQTSHLQKHMRVHTGEQPFSCSECGKRFPQTSNLRTHMRIHTGERPFSCSKCGKRFSQTGHLQTHMRLHTGEQPFSCSKCGKRFASSSNHLKHLRVHTGEKPYCCPECGKRFSNTSSLRTHMRLHTGEQPFSCSKCGKRFASSSNHLKHLRVHTGEKPYCCPECGKRFSNTSSLRTHMRIHTGERPFSCSKCGKRFSQTGHLQTHMRLHTGEQPFSCSKCGKRFASSSNHLKHLRVHTGEKPYCCPECGKRFSNTSNLLRHAEVHN comes from the exons ATGCCAAAAATGTATTCAGCTGGCCAGAAGAGTTTACAGAAAGAACATCAATGTGAAGATGATGTCTCTGAAAAGAGGAACAAAAGAAAGGGTAGGACTAACATTCAGAGACCCCGCAAAATTATAAACCGTATGAAGGTGAGAGACTGTAATCCTCAATATATGGGCCCAGATGAAGACTTAAACAGATTGGGCTCCAGTTTGGGCAGACGCTGCTACTTGAAGGACAGTAATGCCCACAAGCCGTCAGAATCCTCGAAGACTAACACAGTGAGGCCCGAGAAGAAATTGTGTCCAAATCAAACTGGAGAAG attTTCAAGAGAATGACAACTTGTCCTCTCTTCAGGGTCGTCCACAAATTAAACAACCTGATAAGAACAGGAAGAAACTGGCATCTGCAACAAAGACCTTGGTAACGGCCTCTCAGCACCCTAGATTTCAGCCTATTGTGAAGCTAACAAGGATCGATGCCATCAAATCTCAAAGAGTGTTCAATATAAATCCAATCCGTCAACAGTGTGtggaaacatttaaatacaaattgaaTTCTAAAGATAATGGAGGGATTCATGGGAGTAAGAAACCGTATCACTGTCCAGAAGGTGGGAAACAATTCTCAGATAGTCACATGCCTAAGAAACGCAGAGAAGATAATACAGGGAAGGAGTCATACCACCGTTCTAAATGTGTTAAGAACTTTTCAAAACACAGCCATACCACAACTCCCATTGTAGAGAAACCATATTTGTCTAAacgtggcaaacgattctcacaaGTGAGCCACCTTCAGACAGACATGATTGGTCACGGACGACAGGGTTTATGTTGTTGTCCAGTATGTGGTAAACATTTCTTTGACAAGAGCCGTCTTCGCatacacaaaagaattcacactggagagaaaccatattgttattctgaatgtggcaaacggttctcACAATCAAGCCATCTTCAGACACACATGAGAGTGCACAAAGGAgaacagccattttcctgttctgaatgtggcaaacggttctcACAAGCAGGCCATCTTCAGACACACATGAGAGTGCACAAAGGAgaacagccattttcctgttctgaatgtggcaaacggttctcACAAGCAGGCCATCTTCGGACACACATGAGAGTGCACACAGGAgaacagccattttcctgttctgaatgtggcaaacagttctcaCAAACAAGCCATCTTCAGAAACACATGAGAGTGCACACAGGAgaacagccattttcctgttctgaatgtggcaaacggttcCCACAAACAAGCAATCTTCGGACACACATGAGAATACACACAGGAGAACGGCCATTTTCCTGTTCTAaatgtggcaaacggttctcACAAACAGGCCATCTTCAGACACACATGAGATTGCACACAGGAgaacagccattttcctgttctaaatgtggcaaacgatttgcAAGTAGCAGTAATCATCTGAAACATTTAAGagttcacactggtgagaagccctattgctgtcctgaatgtggcaaaagattttccAACACAAGCAGTCTTCGGACACACATGAGATTGCACACAGGAgaacagccattttcctgttctaaatgtggcaaacgatttgcAAGTAGCAGTAATCATCTGAAACATTTAAGagttcacactggtgagaagccctattgctgtcctgaatgtggcaaaagattttccAACACAAGCAGTCTTCGGACACACATGAGAATACACACAGGAGAACGGCCATTTTCCTGTTCTAaatgtggcaaacggttctcACAAACAGGCCATCTTCAGACACACATGAGATTGCACACAGGAgaacagccattttcctgttctaaatgtggcaaacgatttgcAAGTAGCAGTAATCATCTGAAACATTTAAGagttcacactggtgagaagccctattgctgtcctgaatgtggcaaaagattttccAACACAAGCAATCTTCTGCGTCATGCAGAAGTCCACAATTAA